Proteins encoded by one window of Bubalus bubalis isolate 160015118507 breed Murrah chromosome 4, NDDB_SH_1, whole genome shotgun sequence:
- the RXYLT1 gene encoding ribitol-5-phosphate xylosyltransferase 1 isoform X2, with the protein MDVFQWPLGVATYRNFPVVEVNWSMLHNERPYLCNFVGTVYENSSRQALMKILKQDGNDKLCWVSAREQWQPQETNESLKNYQDALLQSDLTLCPAGVNTECYRIYEACCYGSVPVVEDVMTAGSCGNSSVYLNAPLQLLKSMNAPFIFIKNWKELPAILEKEKTINLEEKIQRRKRLLHWYQHFKTELKMRFTTILESSFLKNNKN; encoded by the exons ATGGATGTTTTTCAGTGGCCTTTAGGAGTAGCAAC ATACAGGAATTTTCCTGTGGTGGAGGTGAATTGGTCAATGCTACATAATGAAAGGCCATACTTGTGTAATTTTGTAGGAACCGTTTATGAAAATTCATCCAGACAAGCACTAATGAAAATATTGAAACAGGATGGGAATGATAAGCTTTGTTGGGTTTCAGCAAGAGAACA gTGGCAGCCTCAAGAAACAAATGAAAGCCTTAAGAATTATCAAGATGCTCTGCTTCAGAGTGATCTCACCTTGTGCCCAGCAGGAGTAAACACGGAGTGTTACAGAATATATGAGGCTTGCTGCTATGGCTCTGTCCCTGTGGTGGAAGATGTAATGACAGCCGGCAGCTGTGGAAATTCATCTGTGTACCTGAATGCTCCTCTGCAGTTGCTCAAGTCCATGAACGCTCCTTTCATCTTTATTAAGAACTGGAAGGAACTTCCTGCTATCTTAGAAAAAGAGAAGACTATAAATTTAGAGGAAAagattcaaagaagaaaaagattactTCACTGGTATCAACACTTCAAAACAGAGCTAAAAATGAGGTTTACTACTATTTtagaaagttcatttttaaagaacaataaaaattaa